The following proteins are co-located in the Candidatus Methanogranum gryphiswaldense genome:
- a CDS encoding ATP-binding cassette domain-containing protein translates to MLFKAQAISKSFGPAKVLKDVNIQIDEGASIGLIGVNGAGKSTFLKILLGQEKPDTGELIVNTNRVGYLEQFAESSPDVTVRDVLGRPYGHIENIRKRMREIEELMASGAEMDWNSIASEYSQLEKDIAQSDMKDEKNLIKALKKVGLSEEMMDRSMESLSGGERTKVMLSRILVQADECDILIMDEPTSHLDIDTVEWLEDYLLKTHCSVLVISHDRYFLDKIATRMVEIDHGNTREYKGNYTDFITKKMLDLDRMEKEYKKYSAQKRKQEEIADQLHRDQWYLTTHKTREKLIAKMEEKEKPDKNKEITVKIQAAPKSGKNVITTKDLSVELGGKIILEHVDLDIHKGDKIGMFGGNGQGKSTLIKAILEEIPCKGELWVAPGAKIGYYSQHHDGLDLRLTAEEQLLMIIGKDRRGDARQMLARMLLMGEDVEKPMKMLSGGQRARVALCLMLLEETNLLILDEPTNYLDIPAKHAVEEALTEYDGTIMVVTHDRYFLDTVCNKTIEVKNKSAIMRPGTYSEAKGRPNVKEVVMDADEYRVISPFTNWTLGRKFVKGDRVLITPAEVASYQWALDQDKLKKTGGRQRKKVQVSDEDEDADDE, encoded by the coding sequence ATGCTCTTCAAGGCACAGGCAATATCCAAGTCATTCGGACCGGCAAAGGTCCTCAAGGATGTCAATATACAGATTGACGAAGGTGCCAGCATAGGTCTCATTGGTGTTAACGGTGCAGGGAAGAGCACATTTCTTAAGATACTCCTAGGTCAGGAGAAACCTGATACGGGAGAACTAATTGTAAATACGAATCGTGTAGGTTATCTGGAACAGTTCGCAGAATCTTCTCCTGACGTTACCGTAAGGGACGTTCTCGGTCGCCCTTACGGCCATATAGAGAACATCCGTAAAAGGATGAGAGAGATCGAGGAACTGATGGCCTCCGGTGCAGAGATGGATTGGAATTCCATAGCATCAGAATACTCTCAATTGGAGAAGGATATAGCACAGAGCGATATGAAGGATGAGAAGAATCTCATCAAAGCATTGAAGAAAGTAGGTCTCTCAGAGGAGATGATGGACCGTTCCATGGAATCTCTCTCCGGAGGAGAGAGGACCAAGGTTATGCTCTCACGCATACTTGTTCAGGCTGACGAGTGCGACATACTCATAATGGATGAACCCACGTCCCATCTCGATATCGATACCGTCGAATGGTTGGAGGATTATCTTTTGAAGACACATTGTTCTGTCCTCGTCATTAGCCATGACAGATATTTCCTTGACAAGATAGCCACTCGTATGGTCGAGATAGACCACGGCAACACGAGGGAATATAAAGGGAATTATACTGATTTCATCACCAAGAAGATGCTTGACCTCGACCGCATGGAAAAGGAGTACAAGAAGTACTCGGCACAGAAGAGGAAGCAGGAGGAGATCGCAGATCAACTCCATAGGGACCAGTGGTACCTGACCACTCATAAGACCCGCGAGAAACTCATCGCCAAGATGGAAGAGAAGGAAAAACCCGATAAGAACAAGGAGATAACGGTCAAGATACAGGCGGCTCCCAAGTCTGGTAAGAATGTCATCACGACCAAAGATCTTTCTGTAGAATTGGGAGGAAAGATCATACTGGAACATGTGGATCTGGACATCCATAAGGGCGATAAGATCGGTATGTTCGGCGGGAACGGTCAAGGAAAATCGACATTGATAAAGGCGATATTGGAAGAGATACCGTGCAAAGGAGAACTTTGGGTCGCCCCTGGGGCCAAGATAGGTTATTATTCCCAGCATCACGACGGTCTCGATCTCAGATTGACGGCAGAGGAACAGCTGCTGATGATAATAGGGAAGGATAGGAGAGGCGATGCAAGACAGATGCTCGCAAGGATGCTCTTGATGGGGGAGGATGTCGAGAAACCCATGAAGATGCTGTCAGGTGGACAGAGGGCCCGCGTAGCTCTCTGCTTGATGCTTCTGGAGGAGACTAACCTTCTCATATTGGACGAGCCCACCAATTATCTGGACATTCCTGCCAAGCATGCGGTCGAGGAAGCATTGACCGAATATGACGGCACGATAATGGTGGTCACCCACGACAGATATTTCCTAGATACAGTGTGCAACAAGACCATTGAGGTCAAGAATAAGTCGGCCATCATGCGTCCAGGAACATATTCCGAGGCTAAAGGCAGGCCCAACGTCAAGGAAGTGGTCATGGATGCTGATGAGTACAGAGTGATATCGCCTTTTACAAATTGGACTCTAGGAAGGAAATTTGTCAAGGGAGATCGCGTACTTATCACTCCCGCCGAGGTTGCGAGTTATCAATGGGCTCTGGATCAAGATAAACTTAAAAAGACAGGTGGACGTCAGAGAAAGAAGGTTCAAGTTTCTGATGAAGATGAAGATGCAGACGATGAATGA
- the nifV gene encoding homocitrate synthase — MKSYNEVNKILNKYELVACDTTLRDGEQTAGIVFSNVEKYRIAQLMDEAGVQQIEAGIPTMGSDEKKAVRHIAHMGLNASILGWNRADIHDIDTSIECEVDSVAISMSSSDIHIEHKLKKSREWVLEKVVTSVEHAKEHGLYVSCNGEDASRADIDFLIQFAQAAKDAGADRFRYCDTIGRETPFNCYERVKKIIDTVGIDVEMHTHDDFGMATANCLAGMMAGAKFASTTVMGIGERSGNAPLEEVVMAAKHLYGKDFGIEPLKLKPLAEFVSVAANRPIPVSKPFLGTNCFAHEAGIHADGIIKDAKNYEPYDPEEMGLERKIVIGKHSGRNTLVTKLKERGIALSDEDAITLLDWVRRYAVKLHRSISEDELVVIYNNLKTGDDPFDDEKEF, encoded by the coding sequence ATGAAAAGCTACAATGAGGTCAACAAGATCCTGAACAAATATGAGCTCGTGGCTTGCGATACCACCCTTAGGGACGGAGAGCAAACCGCGGGCATCGTATTCTCTAATGTGGAGAAATACAGAATCGCCCAACTTATGGACGAAGCAGGCGTACAGCAGATCGAAGCCGGTATCCCCACTATGGGTTCCGACGAAAAGAAGGCTGTAAGGCACATCGCCCACATGGGACTGAATGCCTCTATCCTGGGATGGAACAGAGCAGATATACACGACATCGACACAAGTATCGAATGCGAAGTCGACTCCGTCGCTATTTCGATGTCCTCCTCTGACATCCATATCGAACACAAGCTCAAAAAGAGCAGAGAATGGGTCCTTGAGAAGGTCGTCACTAGTGTAGAACATGCGAAAGAACACGGATTGTATGTCTCATGCAACGGAGAGGACGCCTCCCGTGCGGACATAGATTTCCTCATACAGTTCGCTCAGGCCGCAAAGGATGCGGGCGCTGACAGGTTCAGATACTGCGACACCATCGGAAGGGAGACCCCGTTCAATTGTTACGAAAGAGTGAAGAAGATCATCGACACCGTAGGTATCGATGTCGAGATGCACACCCACGACGATTTCGGGATGGCAACGGCCAACTGCTTGGCTGGTATGATGGCGGGAGCCAAATTCGCCAGTACTACTGTCATGGGAATCGGAGAGAGATCCGGTAACGCACCGCTCGAAGAGGTCGTGATGGCTGCTAAGCACCTTTACGGAAAGGACTTCGGAATAGAACCTTTGAAACTCAAGCCGTTAGCAGAGTTCGTCTCTGTAGCCGCCAACAGGCCGATACCAGTCTCCAAGCCCTTCCTAGGCACCAACTGCTTCGCTCACGAAGCAGGAATACATGCGGACGGCATCATCAAGGACGCAAAGAACTACGAGCCTTACGACCCCGAAGAGATGGGACTCGAGAGGAAGATCGTCATCGGGAAGCATTCCGGAAGGAACACTTTAGTAACCAAGCTCAAAGAAAGAGGAATAGCCCTCAGCGACGAGGATGCCATAACTCTCCTTGATTGGGTCAGAAGATATGCAGTGAAACTTCACCGCAGCATATCCGAGGACGAACTTGTCGTCATCTACAATAATCTAAAAACAGGCGACGACCCGTTCGATGATGAAAAAGAATTCTGA
- a CDS encoding mRNA surveillance protein pelota, translating into MRILGKDPGTGSISLMLEADEDMWHLYNVIETGDLVTASTTRREEKSADKIRAEKMEKKRMTLGIRTEKVEFSEDDLRLRILGIIETGPQDIGQHHTLIFEIGDNLTIKKDRWRETQLERLDRAVNDTKKPRIVFISLDQDDATIAVLRQYGLKEVTTLRSGRSGKQYEEKGKIDNYHGEIIDKVKPLMEPNMPLVLLGPGFEKESLIDDLKRLNLPEFKSVHVYHTGQCGMAGVNELIKTGMGADILRESAVGAEMEAVEKLMAEIGKDGLATYGPKEIENAAQSGAVETLLILDSKLRVQDLDHIVRAVESQKGNIIVVSEQHDGGRELAALGGMGAILRYKV; encoded by the coding sequence ATGCGCATTCTCGGGAAGGATCCAGGAACTGGCAGCATCTCTTTGATGCTTGAGGCCGATGAGGACATGTGGCACCTGTACAACGTCATAGAAACAGGGGACCTTGTCACTGCATCCACCACCCGAAGAGAGGAGAAATCCGCTGACAAGATCAGAGCGGAGAAAATGGAAAAGAAGCGGATGACGCTTGGCATACGCACAGAAAAGGTCGAATTCTCGGAGGACGACCTCAGACTGAGGATCCTAGGCATCATAGAAACGGGACCTCAGGATATCGGACAACATCACACTCTCATATTCGAGATAGGAGATAATCTTACAATAAAGAAAGATCGCTGGAGGGAGACACAGCTCGAGAGATTAGACAGGGCCGTGAACGATACTAAGAAACCACGGATAGTCTTCATATCTCTAGATCAAGACGATGCGACGATAGCTGTATTGAGACAATACGGACTGAAGGAAGTGACCACTCTACGTTCCGGAAGGTCCGGAAAACAATATGAAGAGAAAGGAAAGATCGACAACTACCATGGCGAGATCATTGACAAAGTAAAACCTTTGATGGAACCGAACATGCCATTGGTATTGCTCGGTCCCGGATTCGAGAAGGAATCCCTGATAGATGACCTTAAAAGACTCAATCTTCCGGAATTCAAAAGCGTGCATGTCTATCACACCGGTCAATGCGGAATGGCCGGAGTGAACGAACTCATAAAGACAGGCATGGGTGCCGATATACTCCGGGAATCAGCTGTCGGAGCAGAGATGGAAGCTGTGGAGAAGCTCATGGCGGAGATCGGAAAGGACGGTCTCGCTACATACGGACCCAAGGAGATAGAGAATGCCGCACAATCCGGAGCCGTGGAAACGCTCCTGATATTGGATTCCAAACTAAGGGTACAGGACCTAGATCACATAGTGAGGGCCGTCGAATCCCAAAAAGGGAATATAATAGTTGTCTCGGAACAACACGACGGCGGAAGAGAACTTGCCGCACTAGGGGGAATGGGTGCTATTTTACGCTATAAGGTCTGA
- a CDS encoding cation:proton antiporter: MEELVLLLNMTLILSLAAVCTVIFKKLKMPTIIGYLAAGIILASYWATQSEDTQLIVTILADLGLVFLMFCIGLELNIKKLRKSGMFALMVVMIQVPIMIFGGYIFGMMMGWDSLQCIFFGAIISGSSTAVVTAVLAESDKLSREDAETIILITVIEDVAQVLILSMTSPLLVGSSMSLGSAMWMLLIIAIFMAGSMVLGLIFIPKILDWIGEKMPEEVLLVSALAMCFALALLSVYVGMSMAIGAFLMGVIVSQSHTAKSIEHDVVPMRDIFMAMFFISIGLKIFPGSIIQNIGLIVLFVIVYGFLKTLSVFIAYFIGNKSMRLGFISSVSLVAMGEFAFIISKEAYDAGVISQDIYTSVIGAALLSMVLLPIFSKYSNTICDKVEEYSPSFLYNIFRKAEKFRSDQYAKMALSSKVTAAKFKRNLTLAYLEILILAILLLVFYVTTPGMAQFLYDAVESFTYNDCYTLILMMEFIALMLPLYLIVKNVKFAEKVMLDMERRAVTIGMGDLDSRVSRFYKEMVKVNTWMIVFFIDFLFLFIIPTNVDFLTHVFVVMFGAGCIIFIYFIKYWRRN, encoded by the coding sequence ATGGAAGAGTTAGTTTTGCTTTTGAACATGACGTTGATTCTTTCTCTAGCTGCCGTTTGTACTGTTATATTTAAAAAACTAAAAATGCCGACGATCATTGGTTATCTCGCGGCGGGAATAATTTTAGCTAGTTATTGGGCCACCCAGTCAGAGGATACACAACTTATTGTCACTATACTTGCCGATCTGGGTCTAGTATTCCTTATGTTCTGTATTGGCCTGGAACTTAACATCAAAAAGCTCCGTAAGTCCGGAATGTTCGCACTCATGGTGGTGATGATCCAGGTACCAATAATGATCTTCGGCGGGTACATCTTCGGAATGATGATGGGATGGGATTCCCTCCAATGCATATTCTTCGGTGCGATAATATCAGGTTCGAGTACTGCTGTCGTCACTGCCGTACTTGCAGAATCCGATAAGCTCAGCAGGGAAGATGCAGAGACAATAATCCTCATAACTGTAATTGAGGATGTGGCACAGGTATTGATCCTGTCCATGACATCTCCTTTGCTCGTAGGTTCTTCTATGAGTCTAGGCTCTGCCATGTGGATGCTGCTGATCATAGCAATATTCATGGCAGGTTCCATGGTGTTAGGATTGATCTTCATACCGAAGATCCTCGACTGGATCGGTGAAAAGATGCCAGAAGAGGTATTGCTGGTATCTGCACTGGCCATGTGTTTTGCATTGGCGTTATTATCTGTGTATGTGGGAATGTCCATGGCCATCGGTGCATTCCTCATGGGAGTCATAGTTTCGCAGTCGCATACTGCCAAGTCTATTGAGCACGACGTTGTTCCGATGAGGGATATCTTCATGGCGATGTTCTTCATATCTATAGGGCTGAAGATATTCCCTGGCAGTATAATACAGAATATAGGATTGATAGTGCTTTTTGTCATCGTATATGGATTCTTGAAGACTTTGAGTGTGTTCATCGCATATTTCATTGGCAACAAGTCGATGCGTTTGGGATTCATATCGTCCGTGAGTCTTGTGGCCATGGGTGAGTTTGCGTTCATCATATCTAAAGAGGCTTATGATGCAGGAGTCATCTCTCAAGATATCTACACATCCGTCATAGGTGCGGCCCTTCTATCGATGGTATTATTGCCGATATTCTCGAAATATTCCAACACAATATGCGACAAAGTCGAGGAGTATAGCCCAAGCTTTCTCTATAATATATTCAGGAAGGCTGAGAAGTTCAGAAGTGACCAATATGCTAAGATGGCCTTGTCTTCTAAGGTCACGGCAGCTAAGTTCAAGAGGAATTTGACATTAGCATACTTGGAGATATTGATACTCGCGATCCTACTCCTTGTGTTCTACGTTACAACACCTGGCATGGCGCAGTTCCTGTACGATGCCGTGGAATCATTCACGTACAACGATTGTTACACGCTGATACTCATGATGGAGTTCATAGCCCTCATGTTGCCTCTGTATCTGATCGTTAAGAATGTCAAATTTGCAGAGAAGGTTATGCTTGATATGGAAAGAAGGGCCGTCACCATAGGAATGGGGGATCTTGACAGCAGGGTATCCAGATTTTACAAGGAGATGGTCAAGGTCAACACATGGATGATAGTGTTCTTCATCGATTTCCTGTTCTTGTTCATAATCCCGACCAATGTGGACTTCTTGACACACGTGTTCGTTGTAATGTTCGGTGCAGGATGCATAATATTCATCTATTTCATCAAATACTGGAGAAGGAACTGA
- the carA gene encoding glutamine-hydrolyzing carbamoyl-phosphate synthase small subunit, protein MARSYLVLEDGSIYEGEPFGYQTPAFGEVVFSTGMCGYQESLTDPSFQGQILVMTYPLIGNYGISDAFYQSESIHARALVVREYCKEPSKMYGGRTLDDFLKKFKIPGISGIDTRDLVIKIRTMGTLKGAITQDKDGIEALIKELKRMPAPSESNLVGEVSCKEIKKCGTNKAITVGLLDCGEKSGILRDLSSRYNVVVFPYDTPADVIVESKVKGVLLSNGPGDPAHPAILNTTAKTVRDLSTQLPLFGICFGNQVVALALGGNTYKLKFGHRGCNQPVKYEGRVYITSQNHGFAVDENSLEGTGLVVDQVNVNDKTVEGLKHTDLPIFTAQYHPEASPGPWDTSFLFDRFGKVIKEGHL, encoded by the coding sequence ATGGCACGCAGTTATTTGGTCCTTGAGGACGGGAGCATATACGAAGGAGAGCCCTTCGGATATCAGACTCCCGCATTCGGTGAGGTAGTATTCTCAACCGGAATGTGTGGTTATCAGGAAAGTTTAACAGATCCTTCGTTCCAGGGGCAGATACTCGTTATGACCTATCCTTTGATCGGTAATTACGGTATCAGCGACGCATTCTATCAGTCAGAGTCGATACATGCTCGCGCACTTGTCGTCAGGGAATACTGCAAGGAACCTTCCAAGATGTACGGCGGTAGGACACTCGACGACTTCCTTAAAAAATTCAAGATACCCGGCATATCGGGCATAGACACCAGGGACCTGGTCATAAAGATCAGAACGATGGGAACCCTGAAAGGTGCCATCACTCAGGATAAGGACGGCATCGAAGCCCTGATAAAAGAGCTCAAGAGGATGCCTGCGCCTTCCGAGAGCAACCTCGTCGGAGAGGTCTCCTGCAAGGAGATAAAGAAATGCGGCACCAATAAAGCGATCACAGTAGGCCTTTTGGATTGCGGAGAGAAATCAGGTATCCTGAGAGACCTTTCATCCAGGTACAATGTGGTGGTGTTCCCTTACGACACTCCGGCCGACGTCATTGTAGAGTCAAAAGTGAAAGGGGTGCTCCTTTCCAATGGACCCGGGGACCCGGCTCACCCTGCCATACTTAACACCACGGCAAAGACCGTCAGAGATCTATCCACACAGCTTCCGCTCTTCGGTATATGCTTCGGCAACCAGGTCGTGGCGCTTGCTCTGGGAGGGAACACATACAAATTGAAGTTCGGTCACCGCGGATGCAACCAGCCTGTCAAGTACGAGGGCAGAGTGTACATAACATCCCAGAACCACGGATTTGCGGTGGACGAAAATAGTCTGGAAGGTACCGGACTTGTTGTAGACCAGGTGAACGTGAACGATAAGACCGTAGAAGGTTTGAAACACACCGACCTCCCTATATTCACTGCTCAGTATCATCCGGAGGCGTCGCCAGGTCCATGGGACACATCGTTCCTGTTCGATAGATTCGGAAAGGTCATCAAGGAGGGACATCTGTGA
- the carB gene encoding carbamoyl-phosphate synthase large subunit, giving the protein MRKDYKKLMVIGSGPIIIGQAAEFDFSGTQACRSLREEGYKTVLVNSNPATIQTDADTADSVYIEPLQADIVVKIIEKEGVDGIVSGMGGQTALNICSELAESGELARLGVKLVGTQPDAIEMSEDRDLFKKTMERIGEPVPLSRSVHTIQEALEAVKVIGKYPVLVRPAFTLGGTGGGIAYSEGELMEICARGLAYSRIHQVLIEESVLGWKELEYEVMRDSVDNCIIVCNMENLDAMGIHTGESIVVAPLLTISDRDHQRLRTASLKIIRALGIEGGCNVQYALNPENSEYRVIEVNPRVSRSSALASKATGYPIARVATKIAVGYTLDEIPNKITGTTYAAFEPALDYVVVKIPRWPFDKFRTVDRHLGTQMKSTGEMMSIGRTFEEALLKGLRSLEIGVKGLDRIEMSDEELMDELKHATDRRIFAIGEAIRKGWRIEKIAELAQWDEFFVRKLKNIIDMENRLAKEELTKDLMESAKRMGFSDDTIGDLVKKNCMEVRKIRKSMGIVPVYKMVDTCAAEFKAETPYFYSTYAKSSEAVKHTGKKKVVLIGSGPIRIGQGIEFDYCCVHGVMALQEEGVDAIIINNNPETVSTDYDISDRLYFDPLDLEDVLNVIEAEDADGVICQYGGQTSVNLAVDLEKALVGTKTKILGTSPDQMDVAEDRRRFSKLMDDLGIRQPRSGTGYSFEEAKAIAEEIGYPVLVRPSYVLGGRAMEIVYSTEELKIYVATAVKVSRHHPILIDKYLTEAIEIDIDAVCDQTDVYIGGIMEHVEYAGCHSGDATMVLPPFTLGRDIIDKMVDITKQVALALKIKGLMNLQLAVKGNEVYMIEANPRASRTVPFISKATGIPLAKIGVKLMLGKTLKDFGLSGYRPIDHFAVKASVFPFLKLPGVDSILTPEMKSTGEVMGIDEDFDIACYKALTAAGNCLPTEGGVYITVNNADKERVLPIAKELIQMGFTIYATKGTSTYLREHGVETMTVFKIDDNMSPNAIGLMRADKINLVINTPSEKSGPVRDGHKMRRLAVELEIPFLTTIQGADAAVGAIKVARDKKFSVKSTKEFHLLR; this is encoded by the coding sequence GTGAGAAAGGATTACAAGAAGCTCATGGTCATAGGTTCTGGACCGATAATCATCGGACAGGCTGCAGAGTTCGATTTCTCTGGAACACAGGCATGCCGTTCTCTTCGTGAGGAGGGTTACAAGACGGTACTTGTTAACTCTAATCCTGCGACCATTCAGACGGATGCCGACACAGCAGACAGCGTTTATATAGAGCCGCTTCAGGCCGATATTGTGGTCAAGATCATAGAGAAAGAAGGTGTCGATGGAATAGTATCCGGTATGGGTGGACAAACCGCTTTGAACATCTGTTCAGAATTGGCAGAGTCAGGAGAACTGGCTAGACTCGGAGTGAAACTCGTAGGTACCCAGCCCGACGCTATCGAGATGTCGGAGGATCGTGACCTCTTCAAGAAGACGATGGAGAGGATCGGGGAGCCAGTCCCTCTGAGCAGAAGTGTTCATACGATACAGGAGGCATTGGAGGCTGTCAAGGTCATAGGAAAGTACCCTGTCCTTGTGCGTCCTGCCTTTACCCTTGGAGGTACCGGAGGAGGTATCGCATACAGCGAGGGAGAGCTCATGGAGATATGTGCCAGAGGTCTGGCTTATTCCCGTATCCATCAGGTCCTCATCGAGGAGAGCGTCCTTGGATGGAAGGAATTGGAATACGAGGTAATGAGGGATTCCGTGGACAATTGCATCATCGTGTGTAACATGGAGAACCTCGATGCGATGGGGATACACACTGGCGAATCCATAGTTGTGGCACCTTTGCTCACGATATCGGACAGGGACCATCAACGTCTAAGGACAGCTTCACTGAAGATAATCCGTGCCCTCGGAATAGAGGGAGGATGCAATGTGCAGTACGCATTGAATCCTGAGAACAGCGAATACAGGGTCATCGAGGTCAATCCCCGTGTGTCACGTTCATCTGCACTTGCATCCAAGGCGACCGGATATCCGATTGCACGTGTCGCAACGAAGATCGCCGTAGGATACACACTTGACGAGATACCGAACAAGATCACAGGAACTACATATGCGGCGTTTGAACCTGCCCTTGATTATGTGGTGGTCAAGATACCCCGCTGGCCATTTGACAAGTTCCGCACTGTCGACAGACACCTCGGTACCCAGATGAAGTCCACCGGAGAGATGATGTCCATAGGACGTACATTCGAGGAGGCACTGCTCAAAGGACTCAGGTCTTTGGAGATCGGCGTAAAAGGTCTCGACCGTATCGAGATGAGTGACGAGGAGCTCATGGACGAGCTCAAACATGCCACGGATAGGCGCATCTTCGCCATAGGAGAGGCCATCAGGAAAGGATGGAGGATCGAGAAGATAGCGGAGCTCGCCCAGTGGGATGAGTTCTTCGTAAGGAAGCTAAAGAATATCATTGACATGGAGAACAGACTTGCCAAAGAGGAACTCACAAAGGACCTCATGGAGAGTGCCAAACGCATGGGATTTTCCGATGATACTATCGGCGACCTAGTAAAGAAGAACTGCATGGAGGTCCGTAAGATCAGGAAGAGCATGGGAATTGTCCCAGTCTACAAAATGGTGGACACATGTGCGGCTGAGTTCAAAGCAGAGACACCATACTTCTATTCAACATACGCAAAGAGCAGCGAGGCTGTGAAGCACACGGGTAAGAAGAAGGTCGTGCTGATTGGCAGTGGTCCGATAAGGATCGGCCAAGGAATAGAGTTCGACTATTGTTGCGTCCATGGTGTGATGGCCCTTCAGGAAGAAGGTGTCGATGCCATTATAATCAACAATAATCCAGAGACAGTATCGACAGATTACGATATATCGGATCGTCTTTATTTCGACCCGCTGGATCTCGAAGATGTATTGAATGTCATAGAGGCCGAGGATGCCGATGGAGTGATATGCCAGTACGGCGGACAGACCAGTGTCAATCTCGCGGTCGATCTGGAGAAAGCATTGGTTGGAACGAAGACCAAGATACTCGGTACCTCGCCGGACCAGATGGATGTCGCAGAGGACAGGAGAAGGTTCTCAAAGCTAATGGACGACCTTGGAATAAGACAGCCCAGGTCGGGTACTGGTTATTCTTTCGAGGAGGCCAAGGCCATAGCGGAGGAGATCGGATACCCTGTCTTAGTAAGACCTTCCTATGTATTGGGAGGCCGTGCCATGGAGATAGTATATTCCACTGAGGAATTGAAGATCTACGTGGCCACCGCCGTCAAAGTATCCAGGCATCACCCCATATTGATCGATAAATATCTGACGGAAGCGATAGAGATCGATATCGATGCGGTGTGCGATCAGACCGATGTGTACATCGGTGGCATAATGGAGCATGTGGAATATGCAGGATGTCACTCCGGAGATGCGACTATGGTCCTTCCTCCGTTCACATTGGGAAGGGACATCATCGACAAGATGGTGGACATAACCAAACAGGTCGCGCTGGCACTTAAGATCAAAGGTCTGATGAACCTGCAGCTTGCTGTGAAAGGTAACGAGGTCTACATGATAGAGGCCAATCCAAGAGCTTCACGTACTGTGCCTTTCATATCCAAAGCAACAGGGATACCTCTTGCGAAGATCGGTGTCAAGCTCATGTTGGGAAAGACCTTGAAGGACTTCGGACTTTCAGGATATAGGCCGATAGACCATTTCGCTGTCAAGGCATCTGTGTTCCCATTCCTGAAATTACCCGGTGTCGATTCCATTCTCACTCCCGAGATGAAGTCCACCGGAGAGGTAATGGGTATCGACGAGGACTTCGACATAGCATGTTACAAAGCGCTCACCGCCGCAGGCAACTGTCTTCCTACCGAGGGTGGAGTCTATATCACGGTCAACAACGCAGATAAGGAGCGCGTTCTGCCAATCGCGAAGGAACTCATACAGATGGGATTCACCATATATGCCACAAAGGGAACTTCAACATACCTTAGGGAGCATGGTGTGGAGACCATGACCGTCTTCAAGATAGACGATAACATGAGTCCAAATGCGATAGGATTGATGAGAGCAGACAAGATCAACCTTGTCATCAATACCCCATCGGAGAAGTCGGGACCTGTCCGTGACGGTCACAAGATGCGCAGACTCGCCGTTGAGTTGGAGATACCGTTCCTCACCACGATACAGGGTGCCGATGCAGCTGTCGGTGCCATCAAGGTCGCGAGAGACAAGAAGTTCTCCGTCAAGTCGACGAAGGAGTTCCATCTTCTCAGGTAA